The following is a genomic window from Propionispora hippei DSM 15287.
GTCATTCATAAAATGCTCAAAGAAGATAATGCTGAACAGGAGTTTATGATTCTTTATATTTCGGATATTTCCGCCAGCGAGCGGGAACGGGCCCAGTGCAGCATGTCCTTGCCCGTGCTGGCTCATATTCAGATTGATAATTATGATGATGTCCTGTTTGGGTTGAATGAGAAACAACGCAGCGTCATTTTGGCGGAAGTTAATAACTTACTGGTCGAATGGGTGACCGAGCTGGACGGCTTTTTGAAAAAATACGCCGAAGACATGTACTTTGCTATTTTTGACCGCCAAGCGCTGACGAGAGCTATGCAGGATAAATTCGATATTCTTGACCGTGTCCGGGCGGTTCAGGCCGGCAACCGGATTCCGGTAACCCTAAGCATCGGCGTGGCGGCCGACGAAGCCACTGTAGGCGAACTGGGCCAGCGGGCGCAGAGCGGTCTGGACTTGGCGCTAGGGCGCGGCGGTGATCAGGTTACCGTCCATATTGACGGTAAGGTTCAATTTTACGGCGGTAAAACCAAGGCGGCCGAGAAAAACACGCGGGTTAAAGCCCGGGTGGTGGCGCAGGCTATCAAGGAAATCCTGGGTGATGCCCAGCGGGTGCTGATTATGGGGCATGCGACCGAGGACTTTGACAGTCTGGGGGCGGCGATTGGCGTTGCCAGAATGGCCCGCTATCTGGAACGGGAAACGCACATTGTGGTCAGCCAGCCCGGCGTGGCGGTCAATAAGCTGCAGCTGCTGCTGGAAGAATACGACGAGTACCAGGATTTCTTCATTACACCGGAAGAAGCGGTGGGGCAAGGAACAGAGGATACGCTGCTGGTAGTGGTCGATACCCACCGGCCGGAGCTGACGGCTGCGCCGGCACTGCTGGAGCGGATTGAGCGGATTATTCTGATTGACCATCACCGGCGTTCCGAGTCGTTTATTGCCAATCCTTTTTTGGTGTACCTCGAACCGTCGGCGTCGTCCACCTCGGAATTGATTACCGAGCTGCTTATGTATTTTGATAACAAGCTGGACCTGACCCGGATCGAGGCGACGGCTTTGTATGCCGGAATTGTGGTGGATACTAAAAACTTCGCCGTGCAGACCGGGGTAAGAACCTTTGAGGCTGCCTCATTCCTGCGGCGGGCCGGTGCTGATCCGCGCCTGGTGAAGCATCTGTTCCGCGTCGATTTCGATATTGTCAAGGCGCGGGCTGAGATTATCCGCAATATTGAAATGCTGCCGGGCGGCGTGGTTATTGCCACCTGCCCCTATCATATAAAAAATGCTCAAATGGTATCGGCCCAGGCCGCCGATGCCATGCTGCGCATCGAAGGAGCCCGGATGAGCTTCGTGCTGTTCCCGCTGGAGGACGGTGTGGGCATCAGCGCCCGTTCCAGTGATGACGTCAATGTCCAGGTTATCATGGAGGAATTTGGCGGCGGTGGCCATCAAACCATGGCTGGGGCACAGCTTAAACGGGCGGACATCGATGACGTGAAGCAGCGGGTCATTGAACTCAGCGCTAACTATATAAGGGAGAGTGACGAGAATGAAAGTAATCCTACAACAAGAAGTTAAGAAGCTCGGCAAAAAAGGGGAAATTCTTGAAGTATCGGAAGGGTATGCCCGCAACTATTTACTGCCGCAGAAACTGGCTATTATAGCTAACAATAGCACCATTAACGAAACCAAGCAGAAAAAGGCCTCGGAAGAACGCAAGCACCAGCAGCAGGTGGATGAGGCAACGGTGTTGGCGGCGCAAATTTCCAAGGTGGAAGTATCGATTGCCGTAAAAACCGGTGAAGGCGGTAAGCTGTTCGGCTCAGTTACCGGTAAGGATGTGGCCGAAGCGTTAGTTGCCCAGCATGGCATTGAGGTTGACAAACGCAAAATCGAGCTGAAGGAAACCATCAAATCTTTGGGCACTTATCCGGCGATTATCCGGATTCATCCGGAGATCACAGCCAAAATCCAGGTCCATATCCGGGCACAATAGCGCGCGAACGGACAATAGATAAAATAGTAGTGGTTCGTTCGGAACATAGAAAGGAAATAACAGCATGAAAGACTTTTTTAATAAGTTTCTGCGAACCGAGTCAATGGAACAAAAAACATCGTCAGACGAACAATTAAAACGCCAGGTGGCTTCCCTGTACGGCCTTTTTTCCGGCATTATGGGGGCCGAGAAGGTGGTGCTGCGGGCCGGCAAGCTGGACGCGCTGGAATTGATGCGTTCCGAGAGCCTGCCGGAACGGGTGCTGGCCTTGCAAAAAGTCGTATTTGAGGATCCGACGGTGGATAAACTGCCGCTGCCGGAGGAGATTCCGGATATTCTGGAAGAAATTGAGGATGAACTGGCCGATCTGATGGCCCGTCGCACAGTGGAAGAAAAGCTGGAGAAAAAAATTGCGGAAAAGATGGAAGAACGCCATCAGGAATATGTGAAAGAAATCAAGATGCAAGTGCTGAAGGAAGAACAAAACAGCGTGGAAAATCCGCAGACCCTGAAAAAATACGCCATGCTGGAGGTGCTGGAGCAAAAAGGACTGACCAAATCAGCCATGGAATTGCTGCGTCCGGCGGCATTGGGAGAAATCGTGGGTCAGGAACGGGCGATTGAAGCCCTGCGGGCCAAGTTGGCTTCGCCTTATCCGCAGCATCTGATCCTGTACGGACCACCCGGCGTCGGCAAGACTACGGCGGCCCGGCTGGTGTTGGAAGAAGCCAAGAAGATGAAAATTACGCCCTTTGCACCGGATGCGCCGTTTATTGAAGTTGACGGCACCAGCCTGCGCTGGGATTCCCGCGATATGACCAATCCGCTGCTAGGATCGGTCCACGATCCTATTTATCAGGGGGCGCGGCGAGATCTGGCCGAGACCGGTATCCCCGAACCCAAACCGGGGTTGGTAACCGATGCGCACGCCGGGATTTTGTTTATTGATGAAATCGGCGAAATGGACCCTTTATTGCAGAATAAGCTGCTCAAGGTACTGGAGGATAAGAGGGTGTCGTTTGAGTCGGCCTACTATGATCCGACCGATAGCAATATCCCTAAATATATTAAAAAACTGTTTGAGGAAGGGGCACCGGCTGATTTTATTCTTATCGGGGCTACCACCCGTGATACGGAGGATATCAATCCGGCTATTCGCTCCCGCTGTGCCGAAATTTACTTTGAACCACTGACGCCGAAGCACATTGAAGAGATTATCTATAACGCGGCGCAAAAGCTGGGCGTCGATATGGATGCCGACGTGCCGCGTCTGATCAGTGAATATACTATTGAAGGCCGGAAAGCCATCAATATTCTGTCCGATGCTTACGGGCTGGCCTTGTATCGCGCCGACAGCGATCCAACCTCGCTGAGTATTGCCAAGGAGGATGTCTACCGGGTAGCCCAGGTGAGCCGCCTGACGCCTTATGTAACCCACAAGGCCGCGGCAGTCGCTGAGGTGGGTAAGGTATTCGGTCTCGGCGTAGCCGGCTATCTAGGCTCGGTGCTGGAGATCGAGGCGGTGGCCTTCCCGCTGACGGAAGCCGGCAAAGGCAGTATTCGGTTTAACGACACAGCCGGCAGCATGGCTAAGGATTCGGTCTTTAACGCTGCTGCGGTGGTCCGTAAGATTACCGGCGAAGACTTGAACAATTACGACATTCACATCAATATTATCGGCGGCGGCCGGATTGACGGTCCGTCGGCCGGCACAGCCATTACGGCGGCCATCATTTCCGCCATTACTGGACAGGCCATCCGGCAGAATGTAGCCATTACCGGCGAAATTTCTATTCAGGGTAAGGTCAAGGCGGTCGGCGGCGTCTTTGAAAAAGCCTACGGTGCCAAGCAAGCCGGCATTACTACGATGATTATTCCGAAGGAAAACGAGCAGGATATTCCGCAGTCCCATCTAGGACTGGAAATTTGTCCGGTGGATACAGTGGAAGAAGCCTTGCAGATTTTATTTGCTGAGATCGAACAAATCAGCGCCTGACAGGTTGGTATAGGGATGGTCTGCCGTCCCTATACTCTTGTTTTAGTCTGCGATCACCGTAAGGTACGAGTGGGTGAGGGGGAATTTGCTTGATAGATAGAGTACCACCGCAAAATGTGGAAGCCGAGCAGTCGGTGCTGGGCGCCATGTTGATCGAACGGGAGGCCATCTCCAAAGTGGCCGAGTTTTTGCGCAAAGAAGATTTTTACCGCGAGGCGCACCGGTTGATTTTCAATGCCATGCTGCAGCTCTTTAATAAAAACGACGCCGTAGATTTGATTACCGTAACCGAATATTTACGCAAGGAAGAAAAACTGGAGGGAGCCGGTGGTATCTCCTACATCACTTCGCTGGCCAATGCCGTACCGACAGCGGCCAATGTGCTGTATCACGCCCGGATTATTGAGGAAAAAGCGCTGCTGCGGCAGCTGATAAATTCGGCCACTGAAATTGCCGGCATGGGCTATGAGGCAACCGAGGAAGTGGCGACGATCTTGGACGAGGCCGAGAAGAAAATCCTGGGGGTTTCCAACCGCAAGGTCGGCCAGGATTTTACCCCGATCAAAAGTATTATCTTTGGTGCTATTGACAAGATTGAACAGCTCTATGAATCCAAGGGCGGCATCACCGGGCTGGCCACAGGCTTTAAGGATCTGGATCAACTGACCTCGGGCCTGCAGCCTTCGGACCTGATCCTGATTGCGGCCCGCCCCAGTATGGGGAAAACTGCCTTTGTGCTGAATATCGCCCAGCATATTGCGATCCGGGAAAAACAGCCGGTGGCCTTTTTCAGCCTGGAAATGTCCAAGGAGCAGTTAGTGCAGCGTATGCTCTGCGCCGAGGCTCCCATTGACTCGCAGCGGGTGCGCATCGGCCAGTTGGAGGATAAGGACTGGCCCAAGCTGATCAAGGCGGCAGACCGGCTGTCGTCTTCACCTGTCTTCATTGACGATACGCCGGGCATCAGCGTGGTGGAACTGCGCGCCAAGGCTCGGCGGCTGAAAATTGAACACGGGCTGAAGCTGATCATCATTGACTATCTGCAGCTCATGCAGGGTGGCAACAGCGGTCGCAGCGGCGAGAATCGCCAGCAGGAAATTTCGGAAATTTCCCGCTCGCTGAAATCACTGGCCCGTGAACTCAATGTGCCGGTTATCGCACTCTCGCAGCTTAGCCGCAGCGTCGAGTCCCGTCAGGTGAAAAAACCGATGCTAAGCGACCTGCGGGAATCGGGCTCACTGGAGCAGGATGCCGATATCGTCTCCTTCCTGTACCGGGAAGACTACTATAATCCTGATACGGAGAAGAAAAATATTACCGAAGTCATTATTGCCAAGCACCGTAACGGCCCGGTGGATACGGTCCAGCTCTTTTTCCATAAGCAATTTACTAAATTTGATAATCTGACCCGCATGGAAGGACCACCATAAAGTCCGGATGTAAGGTATGCCAAAGGCGCCAAACAGGTGCTTTTGGCTTTTGTTTTTTTTGACGAGCGGGTATTGCTTCCGGCGCTTGGTTTGATTATAATGAGTATGTGATTATATGAGCGTATATTCATATACGCACTAAAGCGAGGTGCTCATTGATGAAAGGAAAACTGGCAGACTGCGGTGATAATCTGTGCGTGGAAGAGCGGCGGCTAGCCGTGATAAAAGATAGCATGCTGGATGAAGAAATCTTTTTGGATGTGGCCGATACCTTTCAGGTGCTGAGCGAACCAACGCGGGTCAAGATTGTCTTTGTTTTGGCCGAGGCCGAGGAACTCTGTGTGCACCATATTGCCACTCTGCTTAATATGTCGCCGTCGGCCGTATCCCATCAGTTGCGGCTGCTGCGAAATATGCGCCTGGTAAAAACCCGTAAGGAGGCGCAGCACGTATATTATTCCCTGAGCGACGGCCATATTGTGCAACTGTTTCGTCAATGCCTTGAGCATATTGAAGAGTGAGGTGGTTTCTGTGGAGAAGACAACTATATTAGAGAAACCTAAACCGCAGGCAAGCTGCGGTCACGGCCACGAACATACCCATGGCGGCCATACCAAGGATTATATAATTATAGCCGTGACGGCGCTGCTGACCGGCGGTTACTGGTTTGGGCTGCTGCCCAGCATCGCAGGTATAGATGCTGCGTTGATTGCCGCTATCCTTTGCGGTTATCCGATCGTTAGTGAAGCTATCCGGGCCATCTGGCAGCGGGGTGATACCAAGGTGGGGCTGTTGGTCAGCATCGCCATCATTGCTTCGCTTGCTATCGGTGAATATTTTGCCGCCGCCGAAGTAGCGCTGATTATGACGATCGGCGAGCTGCTGGAGCATATGACGTTGGAGAAAGCCAATTCGGCGCTCCAGAAGCTGGCCGGACTGGCGCCGCTTAAGGCGCGCCTGTTAAAAGACGGTGTGGAGCAGGAGATTGCCGCCGAAGCCGTGCAGGTTGGCGACCGGTTGCTGGTTAAACCGGGGGATAAAATTCCCGTTGACGGTCTGGTTACTGCCGGTTATGCCTCGGTGGATCAATCGGCGATCACCGGCGAATCCATTCCATTGGAGCGGCGGGAGGGAGATACAGTTTTCGGCGGTACCCTGGCAACGTCAGGCAGTATCGAACTGGTGGCTACCAAGGTCGGGCAGGATACGGCGCTGGGGCATATTATCAATATGGTCAGGGAAGCCCAGGAAAGTAAGGCGCCGATTGCCCGGATGATTGACCGCTGGGCCAACTGGTTTGTGCCGCTTAGTTTGACGATTGCCTTGCTGGTCTATCTGGTGACAGGCGACATTGTCCGGGGTGTTACCATTCTGATTGTTTTTTGTCCCTGCGCCATGTTGCTCAGTACGCCTACCGCTGTCGCCGCCGCTATTGGCGCGGCTGCCCGGCGGGGGATTTTGATCAAGGGTGGCGAGGTCCTGGAATCGGCCGGACGGATTGATACCATTTTGTTTGACAAAACCGGCACGATTACGCTCGGCAAGCCTCAGGTAAAGGCGGTCCGCTGCTTCGGTAGCCGCGACCGGGCTTTTATATTGGGGATAGCGGCCGGTATTGAAAAACGTTCGGAGCACCATTTGGCCAAGGCCATCCTGCAGTCAGCCGCAGAAGAAGACATTCTGCCGGTCGAGCCGGATAGCTGGCGTCCGGTTATTGGGCAAGGGATTATCGCCGGTTATGAAGGGATTGGCTATCTATTAGGTAATAAGGCTTTGTTAACTGGCCGTGACATCGTACTAACCGCCGAGCAGGTCGCCTATTGCGACGCGGAACAGGCTCTGGGAGGCACGGTGGTTTTCCTGGTGGAAGGCGACGCGGTGGCGGGCATGCTGGTCATTGAAGACCCTATTCGCCAGGAGGCGGCCGAGGTGCTTAGTACCCTGTATCCTAAGCAGGTTGCCAGTCTGGTCATGCTAACAGGCGACGCTGCCGCCGCCGGCCATGCGATTGGCAGCCGCCTGAACATTCCGGTCATTCACGGCGACTTGCTGCCGGGAGATAAAGTGAATTTTATCAAGGAATATCAGGCTGCCGGCGGCAAAGTGGCGATGATTGGCGACGGTATCAACGACGCGCCGGCTCTGGTCAAGGCCGACATTGGGATTGCCATGGGCTGCACCGGCACCGATATTGCCATCGAAGCGGCCGATATTGCGCTCTTGTCGGACGATTTGCGGAAAATACCGGAAGCCATTCAGGTAAGCCGGCGTGCTTATAAAACGATTGGACAAAATATTGTAGTGGCCAATCTGATCAATATAGTCGCTATCGGCTTTGCCGCCGTAGGCATATTGGGGCCGGTGGCTGCCGCCATTGTCCATAATGCCGGTTCCATTCTGGTGGTGCTAAACTCGGCCCGCTTGCTGCGCACGGCTGAAACGGTAAATGTAGCTTAAGAGAAGATTAATTTCTCATGTTGAGAGTTTTCGTCTTTGCCATACAGTCCTCATTAAATCGGTGGCTCATAGCTAACCGCTCCGTTGTCACTAACGGAGCGGCTAACTTGGTATGGTTTCCCAGTACCCTGGATATACTGTGGTTGATATGATAAAAGGGGGTCTGGCGGATGGTCAGGGTCTGTCCAAGCTGTTCCCATGTGGATATGGAAAAATTACAGGACATGCTGCAGGAGTTAGATTTACAGGTCGAATGTATCGGTGAATGCGGTCAGCATGAAGACCAGAGCTTTGGGTATATCAATGATGAACTGGTCATCAAAGATAGCGAGGAAGAATTTCTTGACGTGGTGCGCCGCAATCTGTAGAAAAAAGGTCGATACGACTAAGAGCTCCAAATCCGGTAACCTGTTCCGGATTTGGGGCTCTTAGTCGTAAAACGGCGCTGGTTCTGGCAATACAGAGTTAAGATGATTGAAAAATGATATTAATTTTACAATAAATATCAATAGACGACAAAAAGATACATTAAATACTTTTATTTTAATTAAAGGAATATAATGGAATATGAAGAAGGTATTACAGTGCAATTTTTCAAAGAAAATTCAAAGAAAATGTAATATGAGAAGCAGGCAGGAGGAGTGTTGAGAGAGTTTGGGGGAATGAACTATTTTGAACCTTCATTCTACAAAAATAAGAGTTTTCAAGCGAGGGGCTAGTAGGAAGATTGTGTGGCGTAATAACAAAAAGTTGTCAACCGGGGGAACGTTCCCGGATGTCCCCCCCAATATGGTTCAGCTAATAACAAACGCTATTTGAAAGGGGGATTTACGTGAATAAAAGAGTAAAATGGTACGCTTGCAAACGAGATATTGGAATAACAATATTGCTAATGATAGTGGTGTTTTTTAGTTGGCCTGGACTTACGAACGGCTGGCACGATTTTTGGCCATTAACTGTTTTTTACGTTGTGTTGATGGTTTTTATAGAGTGTTTGATTATTTGCCGAAAGCATTTTTGGATATGGTCAGTTATTGCAACATATGGCATGACTTTTGCTTGTTTTCAAAGCTTGGAAGTTCATCAACATTCTCGATCGCTTATTGGCTTAACTCTAAAAAAAGAGATCATTGAACTTTCCATAAATGTGCTACTACATTACATTTTTGTTTTACCAATAGCAGTACTTGTTTATAATTCGAGAAAGAAAACAGCGAGAATATCTGCATATTTATTACTTTGGCCAATGGGCTGGTTGGCGGGTATTCTGTTTGCAGAATCATATTATAAAATGGATGTTCTGAATCGCGAAGTAACTATGAATGTAATGTTTTATCTTGGATTAATATCTATCATTCTTTTTTTTATTACAGTAAATTTTGCAGATAAAACCAAAGATATGAAAAAGCATGCTGTTTTAATGTGGATTGGCATAATTTCTTGGCTTCCAACCGGAGTAATTCCAGGAGCCATGGGTCTCGGTTGGAAATATTCGTTATTTGCAACTTTGTTGCCAATTGCAGCTATCTATCGTTTTTTTATATTGAGTAGGCAGGCAGCGAAAGATTGTATGAAAACTAGATGAGGATAAGTAAGTGGTATGGGGAATTAGAGAAATTTAGTATTTTAACAATATATAGGGAGGTAGGGGAAACTAATGGGGTATAGTGTTATCGTAAAAATTGCCACTGCGGGCGCTAGATACCAAGAAGAGAATGGAGAAATAATTCAATCTCTGACTGGACACGTGTGGTTGACGTTGAGAAATGATGAGACGGGTCAAGAATTTAATTTTGGCTTTCATCCATCAGTAGAGGGAAGCATGTACACTAGCCCGGGTTTGGTTAGAAATGACGATTGGCGATATCTTGATGTGACATATCAAAGAAGCTTAGCTGTGAGTGCGAACCAATATAATACGTTGTACCAAAATTGTCAGGCAGCTCGTGCGGATAATACTTTTGGAGATTATATAGGTGGATGGAACGCATGCCCAGATTTTGCATTTCAGGAGT
Proteins encoded in this region:
- the dnaB gene encoding replicative DNA helicase, with translation MIDRVPPQNVEAEQSVLGAMLIEREAISKVAEFLRKEDFYREAHRLIFNAMLQLFNKNDAVDLITVTEYLRKEEKLEGAGGISYITSLANAVPTAANVLYHARIIEEKALLRQLINSATEIAGMGYEATEEVATILDEAEKKILGVSNRKVGQDFTPIKSIIFGAIDKIEQLYESKGGITGLATGFKDLDQLTSGLQPSDLILIAARPSMGKTAFVLNIAQHIAIREKQPVAFFSLEMSKEQLVQRMLCAEAPIDSQRVRIGQLEDKDWPKLIKAADRLSSSPVFIDDTPGISVVELRAKARRLKIEHGLKLIIIDYLQLMQGGNSGRSGENRQQEISEISRSLKSLARELNVPVIALSQLSRSVESRQVKKPMLSDLRESGSLEQDADIVSFLYREDYYNPDTEKKNITEVIIAKHRNGPVDTVQLFFHKQFTKFDNLTRMEGPP
- the lonC gene encoding Lon family ATP-dependent protease codes for the protein MKDFFNKFLRTESMEQKTSSDEQLKRQVASLYGLFSGIMGAEKVVLRAGKLDALELMRSESLPERVLALQKVVFEDPTVDKLPLPEEIPDILEEIEDELADLMARRTVEEKLEKKIAEKMEERHQEYVKEIKMQVLKEEQNSVENPQTLKKYAMLEVLEQKGLTKSAMELLRPAALGEIVGQERAIEALRAKLASPYPQHLILYGPPGVGKTTAARLVLEEAKKMKITPFAPDAPFIEVDGTSLRWDSRDMTNPLLGSVHDPIYQGARRDLAETGIPEPKPGLVTDAHAGILFIDEIGEMDPLLQNKLLKVLEDKRVSFESAYYDPTDSNIPKYIKKLFEEGAPADFILIGATTRDTEDINPAIRSRCAEIYFEPLTPKHIEEIIYNAAQKLGVDMDADVPRLISEYTIEGRKAINILSDAYGLALYRADSDPTSLSIAKEDVYRVAQVSRLTPYVTHKAAAVAEVGKVFGLGVAGYLGSVLEIEAVAFPLTEAGKGSIRFNDTAGSMAKDSVFNAAAVVRKITGEDLNNYDIHINIIGGGRIDGPSAGTAITAAIISAITGQAIRQNVAITGEISIQGKVKAVGGVFEKAYGAKQAGITTMIIPKENEQDIPQSHLGLEICPVDTVEEALQILFAEIEQISA
- the rplI gene encoding 50S ribosomal protein L9 — protein: MKVILQQEVKKLGKKGEILEVSEGYARNYLLPQKLAIIANNSTINETKQKKASEERKHQQQVDEATVLAAQISKVEVSIAVKTGEGGKLFGSVTGKDVAEALVAQHGIEVDKRKIELKETIKSLGTYPAIIRIHPEITAKIQVHIRAQ
- a CDS encoding heavy metal translocating P-type ATPase, whose protein sequence is MEKTTILEKPKPQASCGHGHEHTHGGHTKDYIIIAVTALLTGGYWFGLLPSIAGIDAALIAAILCGYPIVSEAIRAIWQRGDTKVGLLVSIAIIASLAIGEYFAAAEVALIMTIGELLEHMTLEKANSALQKLAGLAPLKARLLKDGVEQEIAAEAVQVGDRLLVKPGDKIPVDGLVTAGYASVDQSAITGESIPLERREGDTVFGGTLATSGSIELVATKVGQDTALGHIINMVREAQESKAPIARMIDRWANWFVPLSLTIALLVYLVTGDIVRGVTILIVFCPCAMLLSTPTAVAAAIGAAARRGILIKGGEVLESAGRIDTILFDKTGTITLGKPQVKAVRCFGSRDRAFILGIAAGIEKRSEHHLAKAILQSAAEEDILPVEPDSWRPVIGQGIIAGYEGIGYLLGNKALLTGRDIVLTAEQVAYCDAEQALGGTVVFLVEGDAVAGMLVIEDPIRQEAAEVLSTLYPKQVASLVMLTGDAAAAGHAIGSRLNIPVIHGDLLPGDKVNFIKEYQAAGGKVAMIGDGINDAPALVKADIGIAMGCTGTDIAIEAADIALLSDDLRKIPEAIQVSRRAYKTIGQNIVVANLINIVAIGFAAVGILGPVAAAIVHNAGSILVVLNSARLLRTAETVNVA
- a CDS encoding DUF1450 domain-containing protein; this translates as MVRVCPSCSHVDMEKLQDMLQELDLQVECIGECGQHEDQSFGYINDELVIKDSEEEFLDVVRRNL
- a CDS encoding ArsR/SmtB family transcription factor: MKGKLADCGDNLCVEERRLAVIKDSMLDEEIFLDVADTFQVLSEPTRVKIVFVLAEAEELCVHHIATLLNMSPSAVSHQLRLLRNMRLVKTRKEAQHVYYSLSDGHIVQLFRQCLEHIEE
- a CDS encoding DHH family phosphoesterase codes for the protein MPQGPSFWFDTRVYLAVSAALLMIIVFYNRYFAILGVILLFVLYMYGKERYAQQQRALNVYLNSMSQTIDQATCYALQNLPVAIAIVDAEGRLHWFNSVLTDWGKGEVEQGQELTDLWPELTVTKIWGKSGHFIKSVGDRHFQVIHKMLKEDNAEQEFMILYISDISASERERAQCSMSLPVLAHIQIDNYDDVLFGLNEKQRSVILAEVNNLLVEWVTELDGFLKKYAEDMYFAIFDRQALTRAMQDKFDILDRVRAVQAGNRIPVTLSIGVAADEATVGELGQRAQSGLDLALGRGGDQVTVHIDGKVQFYGGKTKAAEKNTRVKARVVAQAIKEILGDAQRVLIMGHATEDFDSLGAAIGVARMARYLERETHIVVSQPGVAVNKLQLLLEEYDEYQDFFITPEEAVGQGTEDTLLVVVDTHRPELTAAPALLERIERIILIDHHRRSESFIANPFLVYLEPSASSTSELITELLMYFDNKLDLTRIEATALYAGIVVDTKNFAVQTGVRTFEAASFLRRAGADPRLVKHLFRVDFDIVKARAEIIRNIEMLPGGVVIATCPYHIKNAQMVSAQAADAMLRIEGARMSFVLFPLEDGVGISARSSDDVNVQVIMEEFGGGGHQTMAGAQLKRADIDDVKQRVIELSANYIRESDENESNPTTRS